The following coding sequences are from one Oncorhynchus clarkii lewisi isolate Uvic-CL-2024 chromosome 20, UVic_Ocla_1.0, whole genome shotgun sequence window:
- the LOC139376807 gene encoding solute carrier family 2, facilitated glucose transporter member 11-like, with product MNVREDDDTETDRPAGNSRALTLAVCSAAIGGTFQYGYNLSIINAPTNHIQRFINDTYWERWGTGLDTSQVTLLWTVIVSAFSLGGLTGALLAGPMAVRCGRKNSLLLNNSFLFLGAVLALTSRAARSVEMIIFARLLVGVNAGVSMNVQPMYFVESAPKHLRGAVAFSSAVFTAFGIFLGQVVGLTELLGTEPLWPYLLASNALPGLLQLLTLPWFPESPRYLLMDRGNKEACARALGRFRGGADFSLEMEEMLQEQADAGGATAKIQTPWDLFSNRSLHPQLRTVMAASSAMMLCGNDSIYFYASYIFLAAGIPVEKVQYVSIGTGACEFTAAVVCNLLIERVGRRMLLSGGYALMAVWALVFTLALTLQGYSVPGMPYLSMACVFCYILSFGMGPAGVTGILPAEIFDQTARPAAYMVAGSLMWINLLIVGMAFPFLVSYLNALCFIPFCCVCVAASLFVGLTLPETKGRTLAEITAEFDRSLLKKGPEKQGPEPMKEQYQLDDRVIALQEVTIPKGMEATTVKQIITHLFGLNSANVTQTFKIRNHKGCLIPFNSFIPVNSKHMPYVLEVATVFQHVIPKPRTIAMTVINKSMRTRLQGVVRRIVRLEELFPQIKLRRHEKIYQEIELLNQQLRFLHKRMQMADSHSWMGMFIRTPMW from the exons ATGAATGTTAGAGAGGATGatgacacagagacagataggCCTGCAGGCAATTCCAGAGCCCTCACCTTGGCGGTGTGCTCCGCTGCCATCGGTGGCACCTTCCAGTACGGCTACAACCTCTCCATCATCAACGCCCCCACCAACCACATCCAGAGGTTCATCAATGACACATACTGGGAGCGCTGGGGAACCGGCCTAGACACCTCCCAGGTGACCCTGCTGTGGACCGTGATCGTGTCTGCCTTCTCCCTGGGTGGCCTGACCGGGGCTCTTCTGGCAGGACCCATGGCTGTCCGCTGTGGCAGGAAGAACTCACTACTTCTCAATAACTCTTTCTTGTTCCTCGGTGCAGTCCTCGCCCTTACCAGCAGGGCGGCGAGGTCAGTTGAGATGATTATTTTTGCCCGCCTGCTAGTGGGGGTCAACGCTGGAGTGAGCATGAACGTCCAGCCCATGTATTTCGTAGAGAGCGCCCCCAAACACCTGCGTGGCGCTGTGGCCTTCTCCTCGGCCGTGTTCACTGCATTCGGGATCTTCCTGGGCCAGGTGGTGGGTCTAACGGAGCTGTTGGGTACCGAGCCCCTCTGGCCCTACCTCCTGGCCAGCAATGCCCTCCCAGGCCTCCTCCAGCTGCTCACCCTGCCCTGGTTCCCTGAGAGCCCCCGCTACCTGCTCATGGACCGGGGGAACAAGGAGGCGTGCGCCCGGGCTCTGGGTAGGTTCCGCGGCGGGGCTGACTTCAGcctggagatggaggagatgctGCAGGAGCAGGCTGACGCCGGTGGGGCCACGGCCAAGATTCAGACTCCCTGGGACCTGTTCTCCAACCGCTCCCTCCACCCCCAACTACGCACTGTGATGGCTGCTAGCAGTGCCATGATGCTGTGTGGTAATGACTCCATCTACTTCTATGCCTCGTACATCTTCCTAGCAGCAGGAATCCCTGTGGAGAAGGTCCAGTATGTTTCTATTGGCACTGGGGCCTGCGAGTTCACTGCTGCCGTCGTGTGTAACCTGCTGATTGAGCGTGTGGGCCGCAGGATGCTCCTCAGTGGCGGATACGCCCTGATGGCGGTCTGGGCGCTGGTCTTCACCCTGGCCCTGACCCTCCAGGGCTACTCTGTCCCAGGGATGCCCTATCTCAGTATGGCCTGTGTGTTCTGCTATATCCTCAGCTTCGGTATGGGCCCTGCCGGGGTTACGGGAATCTTGCCTGCTGAGATCTTTGACCAGACGGCTCGGCCTGCGGCCTACATGGTGGCTGGGTCCCTCATGTGGATCAACCTCTTGATAGTAGGCATGGCTTTTCCGTTTCTAGTGAGTTACCTCAATGCGCTCTGCTTCATCCCGTTCTGTTGCGTCTGTGTGGCGGCctctttgtttgtgggcctcactCTGCCCGAGACCAAGGGCAGGACACTGGCTGAGATCACAGCAGAGTTTGATAGGAGTCTTTTGAAGAAGGGCCCAGAGAAGCAGGGGCCCGAGCCCATGAAGGAGCAATATCAGCTGG ATGACAGAGTCATTGCATTGCAAGAGGTCACCATTCCAAAGGGTATGGAGGCCACTACAGTTAAACAG ATCATAACACATTTGTTTGGATTGAATTCTGCTAATGTGACACAGACATTTAAG ATAAGAAACCACAAGGGCTGTCTGATTCCATTCAACAGCTTTATACCGGTGAACAGCAAGCACAT GCCATATGTGCTGGAAGTGGCAACAGTCTTTCAGCATG TCATTCCAAAACCACGGACCATTGCCATGACAGTAATCAATAAAAGTATGCGAACAAGACTACAAGGTGTTGTCAGAAGG atAGTGAGACTTGAAGAACTGTTTCCTCAGATTAAATTAAGACGTCATGAGAAAATTTATCAG GAAATAGAGTTGCTGAACCAACAGTTGAGATTTCTTCATAAAAGAATGCAG ATGGCTGATTCTCACAGCTGGATGGGGATGTTCATCAGAACCCCTATGTGGTAG
- the LOC139376804 gene encoding helicase-like transcription factor has protein sequence MQSRRWFGGAGFSFADDQVTETLSQAIRGTGEELDREPDTGVLFGSLRGSVVGLRYYTGVVNKGEMVSLVRQPQNPYDCNAVMVANVYGSQVGHIKRELAVLLANIMDNNLARVEGVVPLGVTNQFTMSVVLSFWGREENRDAVLRQITSRSFKLQSGPTDGSRGLPRKSVLLTAEELKNAFDNLFENLMEDKIGEREAVEAVCTPLLPHQKQALSWMCVCENNAALPHFWEVKGELFYNTLTHSSVRERPQRVRGGILADDMGLGKTLTTIALILSNFHHGKPLCEPEKSSPEPKASTTARKNPEGKSGDGDQAEVSVAPAGHSPCMRANQAETQVVCVESVDLVQEDVVEDGDEDWVSEKKVKGRPQGGKAKATTTKKAAKTKGKAVSTSRKGGAVLEDLDFAAALSGLTKGAPQKKSVGKSVVSPVEAASSQSTDDPAARATLIICPLSVLSNWLDQLDQHVRADVKLNVYLYYGSERNRDTHFLSSQHMVLTTYNVLSADYSGSASPLHTVSWLRVVLDEGHIIRNPNTQQSKAVLKLNTQRRWILTGTPIQNNLRDLWMLVAFLRLKPFDVREWWNRVIQRPVTQGDKTGLQNLQALVKCVTLRRTKTSRVCGRPLVSLPERSVRIEEVELTQKEREEYELARTEGRTTISRYVAEGTVLRNYADVLAILVRLRQFCCHPGLLGKTTTHTGVVAVTPAELRERLIMKLRLVLGTGSDEECAVCLDSVRLPVITHCAHVYCRPCIAEVIRSEQEQARCPLCRGQIKASELVEFPLEEEEEESNLLENWRSSSKVEALMSSLLRLRSEDDSIRSLVVSQFTRFLTILEIPLREEGFKFVRLDGTMSQKRRAQVIQEFQSDAPGSPLIMLLSLKAGGVGINLSAASRVFLMDPAWNPAAEDQCVDRCHRLGQKRDVVITKFIVKGSVEENMVKIQRQKQDLVEKAFGTKNHSERKTSRVDEIRALMEL, from the exons ATGCAGTCCAGGCGATGGTTTGGAGGGGCTGGGTTTAGCTTTGCAGATGACCAGGTCACAGAGACGTTGTCCCAGGCCATCCGAGGCACAGGAGAAGAGCTGGACCGAGAGCCAGACACTGGGGTGCTGTTTGGCAGCCTACGTGGGAGCGTGGTAGGCCTCCGGTATTATACTGGCGTG GTGAACAAAGGGGAGATGGTGTCTCTGGTGCGTCAGCCTCAGAACCCATACGACTGTAATGCGGTGATGGTGGCTAACGTCTATGGCAGTCAGGTGGGGCACATCAAACGAGAGCTAGCCGTGTTGTTGGCTAACATCATGGACAACAACTTGGCCAGGGTGgaagg ggtGGTGCCGCTCGGGGTGACAAACCAGTTCACCATGTCTGTAGTTCTGTCCttctgggggagagaggagaacagagatgcAGTGTTGAGGCAGATAACTTCCCGCAGCTTCAAACTGCAGAGTGGgcctacag ATGGTTCTAGAGGTCTGCCCAGGAAGAGTGTCCTACTGACTGCAGAAGAG TTGAAGAATGCATTTGACAATTTATTTGAAAACCTGATGGAGGAtaagattggagagagagaggcagtggag GCAGTGTGTACTCCGCTGCTGCCCCACCAGAAGCAGGCTCTgagctggatgtgtgtgtgtgaaaacaacGCTGCGCTGCCCCACTTCTGGGAGGTTAAGGGGGAACTGTTctataacacactcacacactcctctGTTAGAGAGAGACCGCAGAGGGTCCGGGGCGGCATACTGGCTGACGACATGGGACTG GGGAAAACGTTGACCACCATCGCTCTGATCCTCTCCAACTTCCACCACGGGAAACCTCTGTGTGAACCG GAGAAGTCTTCCCCTGAACCTAAGGCCTCTACCACCGCAAGGAAAAACCCTgaag gGAAGAGTGGCGACGGGGATCAGGCAGAAGTGTCTGTGGCTCCCGCTGGTCACTCCCCTTGTATGAG agccaATCAGGCTGAAACCCAGgtggtgtgtgtggagtcagtggACTTGGTGCAAGAGGATGTAGTGGAGGATGGAGACGAGGACTGGGTGTCTGAAAAGAAAG TGAAGGGAAGGCCACAGGGAGGCAAAGCCAAGGCCACCACAACAAAGAAAG CTGCTAAGACCAAAGGGAAAGCAGTCAGCACCTCAAGAAAAG ggggtGCTGTGTTGGAGGACCTGGACTTTGCAGCAGCACTGAGTGGGTTAACAAAGGGAGCTCCTCAGAAAAAGAGTGTCG gTAAAAGTGTAGTTTCGCCGGTGGAAGCTGCCTCTTCCCAGAGCACAGACGACCCAGCAGCCAGAGCCACTCTCATCATCTGCCCCTTATCGGTACTCAGCAACTGGCTG GACCAGTTGGATCAACATGTGCGAGCGGACGTCAAGCTGAATGTGTATCTGTACTATGGCTCGGAACGCAACAGGGACACACACTTCCTGTCCTCGCAGCACATGGTCCTCACCACCTACAACGTGCTTTCTGCTGACTACTCG ggcAGTGCTAGTCCCCTCCATACAGTGAGCTGGTTGAGAGTGGTCTTGGACGAGGGCCATATTATCAGAAACCCAAACACCCAGCAGAGCAAGGCTGTACTcaaattaaacacacagagacgcTGGATACTCACAG GCACTCCCATCCAGAACAACCTGAGGGATCTGTGGATGCTGGTGGCTTTTCTGCGTCTGAAGCCGTTCGACGTGAGAGAGTGGTGGAACAGAGTCATACAGAGACCTGTCACACAGGGGGACAAGACGGGCCTGCA GAATCTGCAGGCTCTGGTGAAGTGTGTCACGCTGCGTCGTACGAAGACCAGCCGTGTGTGTGGTCGGCCTCTGGTCTCTCTACCGGAGAGGAGTGTCAGAATAGAGGAAGTGGAGCTGAcacagaaggagagggaggaatacgAGCTGGCACGCACAGAGGGACGCACCACCATCAGcag gtacGTTGCAGAGGGGACCGTCCTCAGGAACTACGCAGATGTTCTGGCTATCCTAGTCAGGCTGAGACAGTTCTGCTGCCACCCTGGCCTACTGGGAAAGACCActacacacacag GTGTGGTAGCTGTGACTCCTGCAGAGTTGAGAGAGCGTCTGATAATGAAACTGAGGCTGGTGCTGGGCACTGGCTCTGATGAAGAGTGTGCTGTATGTCTGGACTCTGTTCGTCTGCCCGTCATCACACACTGTGCACATGTCTACTGCAGACCCTGCATCGCAGAGGTCATACGCAGTGAGCAG gagcaggcACGGTGCCCTCTGTGCAGAGGCCAGATCAAGGCCAGTGAACTAGTGGAGTTCcctctggaggaggaggaggaggagagtaaccTCTTGGAGAACTGGAGGAGCAGCTCCAAG GTGGAGGCTCTAATGTCTAGCTTGCTCAGACTGCGCAGTGAGGACGACAGCATCAGGAGTCTAGTTGTCTCTCAGTTCACACGCTTCCTCACTATTCTGGAGATTCCACTCAG GGAGGAGGGTTTCAAGTTTGTACGTCTGGACGGCACTATGAGCCAGAAAAGGCGGGCTCAGGTCATTCAGGAGTTCCAGAGCGACGCCCCTGGCAGCCCATTGATCATGCTGCTGTCACTCAAAGCCGGAGGGGTGGGGATAAACCTCAGCGCTGCATCCCGCGTCTTCCTCATGGACCCA GCATGGAACCCAGCAGCAGAGGACCAGTGTGTGGACCGGTGTCACCGCCTCGGCCAGAAGAGAGATGTTGTCATCACTAAG TTCATAGTGAAGGGCTCCGTGGAGGAGAACATGGTGAAGATTCAGAGGCAGAAGCAGGATCTGGTGGAGAAGGCTTTTGGCACCAAGAACCACAGTGAGAGGAAGACGTCACgtgttgatgaaatccgagcccTGATGGAGCTGTAG
- the LOC139376806 gene encoding protein phosphatase 1G-like, with amino-acid sequence MGAYLSQPNTVKSSSNGGNQNMSYGFAAMQGWRVSMEDAHNCIPELDDETAMFAVYDGHGGEEVALYCSKYLPEIIKEQKTYKDGKLQKALEDAFLAIDSRVTTEEVIKELVQIAGRPQEEAPNEKVAEEDDLDNEEAELLHEEATLTIEELLVRYGQNLNAIKHKKLCPEGKKESGEGEPHSHGEKGINGEVESEVDSNRKADGAGSAAGGAGFSKLRARRAGGDSSSVTGAAGSSEGEKETGPSCSSSAAPAPGDTSSKFFEDSDESGEEEDEEGSEEEDASEEDEGENSDEEEDTEEGEDSDEENEEMCYPGMDGKEEPGADSGTTAVVALIRGKQLIVANAGDSRCVVSEKGKAIDMSYDHKPEDELELARIKNAGGKVTMDGRVNGGLNLSRAIGDHFYKRNKALGPEEQMISSMPDVKELTLNPEHDFMIIACDGIWNVMSSQEVVDFVSQRIKPNADDTARPLSSIVEELLDHCLAPDTSGDGTGCDNMTCIIITFSAHPGSSMADGTKKRKPEEIVPEKNGNDSKKSKSE; translated from the exons ATGGGAGCTTACTTGTCGCAACCCAATACAGTGAAGTCCTCTTCCAATGGGGGAAACCAAAATATGAGCTATGGCTTTGCGGCCATGCAGGGCTGGCGTGTCTCAATGGAG GATGCTCACAACTGCATTCCAGAACTGGATGATGAAACGGCTATGTTTGCTGTGTATGATGGACATGGAG GTGAGGAAGTAGCATTATACTGTTCCAAGTACCTTCCTGAAATCATTAAGGAACAGAAGACTTACAAAGATGGCAAACTGCAAAAG GCTTTGGAGGATGCATTTCTGGCCATTGATAGCAGGGTGACCACAGAGGAAGTGATCAAAGAGCTTGTTCAGATAGCTGGCCGCCCACAAGAGGAAGCACCAAATGAAAAAGTGGCTGAAGAAGATGATT TGGACAATGAGGAGGCAGAACTTTTGCACGAAGAGGCCACCTTGACCATTGAAGAGTTACTTGTCCGCTATGGACAGAACCTCAATGCGATTAAACACAAGAAGCTCTGTCCGGAGGGCAAAAAAGAGTCTGGGGAAGGTGAACCACATTCCCATGGGGAGAAGGGCATCAACGGAGAAGTGGAGAGTGAGGTGGACAGCAATCGGAAGGCTGATGGTGCTGGAAGTGCAGCTGGTGGTGCGGGATTCTCCAAGCTGCGGGCCAGGAGAGCAGGAGGGGACAGCTCTTCAGTGACAGGAGCAGCAGGGTCCTCTGAAGGTGAAAAGGAAACCGggccctcctgctcctcctcagcAGCTCCGGCTCCAGGAGACACCAGCTCCAAGTTCTTTGAGGACAGTGACGAGTCGGGGGAAGAGGAAGACGAGGAGGGTAGCgaagaggag GATGCCAGTGAGGAAGATGAAGGTGAAAACAGTGATGAGGAAGAAGACACTGAAGAGGGGGAGGACTCTGATGAAGAGAATGAGGAGATGTGCTACCCTGGAATGGATGGAAAAGAAGAG CCTGGCGCAGACAGTGGCACTACAGCAGTGGTGGCTCTGATCAGAGGGAAACAGCTGATTGTGGCAAACGCCGGCGACTCCCGCTGTGTGGTGTCTGAGAAGGGCAAGGCCATAGACATGTCCTACGACCACAAGCCAGAGGATGAGCTGGAGCTGGCCCGGATAAAGAATGCTGGTGGAAAGGTCACCATGGACGGTCGCGTCAATGGAGGACTCAACCTCTCCAGGGCCATCG GCGATCACTTTTACAAACGAAACAAGGCCCTTGGCCCAGAGGAGCAGATGATCTCCTCAATGCCTGATGTCAAAGAGCTCACCCTCAACCCAGAGCATGACTTCATGATCATTGCATGCGACGGAATCTG GAACGTCATGAGCAGTCAAGAGGTTGTAGACTTTGTCAGTCAGAGAATAAAGCCTAATGCCGATGATACTGCCAGGCCTTTGTCCTCCATAGTTGAAGAA CTACTTGACCATTGCTTGGCACCTGATACATCTGGAGATGGCACAGGCTGTGACAACATGACCTGCATCATCATCACATTCAGCGCTCACCCTGGCAGCAGCATGGCCGACGGCACCAAGAAGAGAAAGCCTGAAGAGATTGTCCCAGAGAAGAACGGGAATGACAGCAAAAAGTCAAAAAGCGAATAG